The Coffea arabica cultivar ET-39 chromosome 3c, Coffea Arabica ET-39 HiFi, whole genome shotgun sequence genome contains a region encoding:
- the LOC113735858 gene encoding zinc finger BED domain-containing protein RICESLEEPER 2-like — translation MSEDEIETIEDEGNEEEQQVDGDEGVGPFEKKQRKKKSSIWDEMITVVLDSDTRRIKYLNNSESRLLEFAKIKKQLQLPSRKLILNCPTRWNSTYLMLVSGLEFKDIFPRYADINPGFHYIPTDFEWMKVEEVCKFLEIFHEITDMISESEYPTANIFLTELYRIKELLNEKALDPFKHIWAMAGSMSAKFDKYWGESNVLLSLGAILDPRYKMFLINHVFSVIYGKDAAPRFTAETRDILYELYNEYVDCHIVSHSEQQQRQVVKRRQNEGSSSSSKKQKMTGPAVLTGKEKFHMHVSEIDRDPPEKSNSDIYLEESRYTCDANANLDVLGW, via the exons ATGAGTGAAGATGAGATAGAAACGATAGAAGATGAGGGCAATGAAGAAGAACAACAAGTAGATGGAGATGAAGGAGTTGGTCCTTTTGAGAAAaagcaaaggaagaagaaatccAGCATATGGGATGAAATGATAACAGTAGTGCTAGATAGTGATACG AGAAGGATAAAGTACTTGAACAATTCTGAATCTAGACTTCTTGAATTTgccaaaattaaaaaacagCTTCAGTTACCCTCTAGAAAGCTAATTTTGAACTGTCCAACAAGGTGGAATAGCACCTATTTAATGTTAGTTTCGGGTTTAGAGTTCAAGGATATCTTTCCAAGATATGCAGACATTAACCCCGGATTTCACTATATTCCTACTGATTTTGAGTGGATGAAAGTGGAAGAAGTATGCAAATTTCTAGAAATATTTCATGAAATCACTGATATGATTTCCGAGTCCGAGTATCCAACAGCTAACATTTTTCTTACGGAGCTCTATAGGATTAAAGAGCTTTTAAATGAAAAAGCTCTTGACCCTTTTAAGCATATTTGGGCTATGGCTGGAAGTATGTCTGCTAAATTTGATAAGTATTGGGGGGAAAGTAATGTGCTACTATCTTTGGGTGCAATTTTGGATCCGAGATACAAAATGTTTCTTATTAATCATGTTTTTTCGGTGATTTATGGTAAGGATGCAGCTCCTAGATTCACGGCTGAGACTAGAGACATTCTTTATGAGCTTTACAATGAATATGTTGATTGTCACATTGTTTCCCATTCTGAACAACAACAGAGGCAGGTTGTAAAAAGGAGACAAAATGAAGGTTCTAGTTCTTCTAGTAAGAAACAGAAAATGACTGGACCCGCCGTTTTAACTggtaaagaaaagtttcatatgcATGTGAGTGAAATTGACAGGGATCCACCAGAGAAATCAAATTCAGATATTTATTTAGAGGAAAGTAGGTATACTTGTGATGCAAATGCAAATCTGGATGTTTTGGGTTGGTGA